The Aeoliella mucimassa genome includes the window TCTAGATTGGGGGGCGTGGCGTCCCGACCACGTATACCTCCAGTTGCCCCCACCCAAGGTGACCACTAAGGCTCTTTCGGAGCACGCGTTTGCCAATGACCAACTGGCCTTCATCAAAGAACATCGCAGAATCAATCCAGGGCTATCGATTCAAGAGGCGAAGACCGACTTTGCCCACTTCCGCCGTGTGATAGAAGAATCTGAGCGGTAGAGCGTTTCGTCCAAGGCTTCCTGGCCGTTAGGCAACTTCTGCTGACGCTCCGCGAGTGACCAAAGCACCATTCGGAGGGAAGGAATGGGGGCAACACGCGTAAGTGCTTGCATCTGAAAGCGTCACGATGCACGGCGTCTGGGGTCGTAATAGAGCGAACTGTCCTTGATTAGTTCGCCATCGTTAAAGGCCAATTCGAGCCAATCCTTCACGGCGTTGTGCGAACATTCCATTATTGGGCAATTGTCAGCTTGGAAGCTCCAGAGCCGCCAAGAATCGAATCCATCGGGTTCGCCGTTGTCGCCCCAATCGAAGTCAATAACAAGATCGTTGATTTTCAGTTCTACGCCATAACCATGTGCGTAGATACCGATTCCGTTCAACTCTCGCGCTTCATGTAGACCATTCGCAGCACAGTAGAACGACCACGCACGATTGGATTCGGGAAGTGGAATGGCCTTGTTGACTAACTCCACTCGAACTGTGGAAGCCCGAGTTGGGTGAATTGATTGATGATTTTACAGGGCCTTGTTGACTAACTCCACTCGAACTGTGGAAGCCCGAGTTGGGTGAATTGATTGATGATTTTACAGCGCAAGCGGGCTTCCGTTTGTTGGTTTTCGAATACTCGGTTTTTGAGATGGCTCCCAAAGCTTTGTTTCACTCGGTACATGGTCGTTTCCGCCAAGCTTCTACGATGATAGCCCACTTCCTCTTTCCAACTCCTACGCCCCTTGCGTCGAATCTGACGAATTGCCTCGTCCCGGGGCAAAGGCTCCTCCGCAGAGTTGCCATGTTGTTTGATCTTGGCGTTGTGCTGCGGCGGAATCACCGGCTCAATGCCTTCGGATTCCAGCCCTTCATAAACCTTCCACTTGTCGTAACTACCGTCGCCGTGAAACTTTTTTACGGGCTGCTCCACCTGCTCCAGCATTTCGGGAACCGCATCGGCATCGTGGCAACTGTTCTCGGTCAAAATCTCCGCCACAATCTCGCGGGTGTCAGGATTCACCGACAAATGCAGCTTCCGCCATGTCCGCCGCTTCGACTTGCCATGCGTCCGCATCTTCCATTCGCCCTCGCCAAACACTTTCATGCCGGTGCTATCCACCACGATATCGATGTCGCCCCTCTTGTTAGCGATATCGAGCGAAACATTCAGCTTGCTGGCTCGCTTGGCGAGCGAAGAATAATTGGGAATCGCTGCCTCGACGCCCAACATCGCCACCAGCGAGCGGCCGAATCCCTCAGTCTGCCGATAGGGAAGTTTCAGCAGTTCGCGAATCGTCAGCAAGCACTCGATCGCCGTATCGCTGAAGACAAAAGGGCGACCGACTTTTGTCTGGTCGTTAGGATGTTCCCAGTTCTCCAACGCCTCGTCGCTAAACCAAATAGTGATGTTTCCACGCTCGATGAGCGACTTGTTATACTCCTTCCAGTTCGTGACTTTGTAGGTTCGTTTTTCTTTCGTAGCCATGTTCGATCTCCGTAAAAAAGGTACGTGGTTCCATTCCACGTTAGTTTTTACGGAGGTTTGTGACTAATTGTTCAACAAGGCCAAGTGGAATCGACAAATCGTGAAGCAATGTATCTACAGCGAGGTCCTGTGCCCTACGGAAGCGGTCAATCAGATTGTCGAGAACCTGATGCATGACAATCACTGTGTATGGGGGTGTACGTAGTATTTTGAATAACAATGCACCATTCGGAGCGAGGAAGAGAGCGAGTGGCTGCGACTTTGGCACATTACTGAGTCCAATCGTCATCAACGGGCGTGAACTGCGACGGGATTTCTATATCTCCTAGTTCCAACATTGTATCTCTTTGGGTCTCCAACTCGATTTCACGAAAGTGCTGAATTAAGTTCCGGAGCATCGTGGGGGAGACATCTGCCTCGGAACCATCTTCGTAGACTTCCGTGACCTTGAAAGGCAAGTCCCCTGATTCAATCGCTTTTGCGATCTTTACAAGCTTCACGCGGTCGTCCTCCCATGTAGTCGTAAAGGGAGTGATTTCAACTAATGGAAGTCCGCTGTTTAGATGGTTCAGAATTGTGGAGACCGGAAGATCGGTGAGACTTCGAAGTTGCTTAACGATGTTGGCAGAGTGCGACTGGTCTACTGAGCTAAAGCGTAGCCTTGACATGGACTTGCATTGCCTCGCGTAGATAAGTACGAGCTTCAATTTCTACCGGTTGCACCAAATCGCTTCGATCACAACTTTCGTTGTGGCGTCTATCGTAATATCTAGGTTGCCGCCCATGCGGTCTGCGTTGGTCCTAACCATCCACGTGGGTACGAACTCACCATTTTCGGCAGGATACTCATCATCGAATACTACGTCTACACAGCGGTCGTCCCACGGCAGGTTATTCTCAATGGCGTGCTTCTCAGCGATGCGAAGAGCGTCGTCCTTCGTCATCGCAATACTCTAGGTACAAGAAACTCCTGACAAGCAAACTGGGCAACTAGCGTGTTTTGCAATAGACCTAACTTGGCTTCCACAAACACCGCATGTACCAGATTGGCACAGCGGGCTATCATCCGCCCAATTCCCTTCAGCTGGTAGTCCAATGAAGTCGAATGACCACGGTTCCTCTGTGACTTGCTGGGCGTCGGCAAGCACTAGGTGCCCTCGCCAATCAGGGTGATCGGAGGTAGACCGGTTTGCGACTGCCTTGTAGAAAAACTCTGCGAATTGCTTATCCGTGAGTGAGTCCAGCCAGGCGATGATTTTGGTTTCGTCCATAGGTTCGATTGTAGCGGCTCTCCGCTGGAGTGCGTAACCTATGCTTTCGGTATGACTCCTGCCCAACTCAGAACCCGCCTGGAATCGAACCTCAAAAAGCATGCCTCTTGATGGTCCATCCACGTTGGGCGATCCGCAGGGCATAGCGGACTTTGCAGCTAAGAAAACCTGCCTGCTGGGCTACGGGACAGGGGAGCTACTCAGCCGAGCGGCGAGAGTACGGTTGTGGTATCCACTCCACGCTTCAGCGTCTCTGTTGCGAACCCGTGCCGAAAGTCATAGGCACACAGGCTATCCATCTTGGTCTTCTTTTTCAGCCTGCAAAACGCACTGTTGATAGAGTCTTTCGTCCAAGGCTTGCCATTGCTGTTAAGGAAGATTGGTCCCGCTGGCTTACGAAGAGAATAAGCGGGAACTCTTCGCTTCCGCGGCATGCCCGGTGGCCGCCCAGTTGTACGGATACAACCAGACGAAGATAACCACAGGCCGGAGACGCTAACTAGCGTCTGCCAAAGAACTTAAAAGAAGTGGGCACGACAGAACTCGAATCTGTGACCTCTTGCATGTCAAGCAAGCGCTCTAACCAACTGAGCTACGCGCCCTCGGGGTGGGACAAAGCCAGCGGCCGGGGCCGTGGTTCGTCCGAGTCTCATAATATATCACGCTTTCTGTGATTTGCCAGTGGGTTCTCCCCCTCGCAATTCGCGGCAAATCGGCTGTTTTCTGGTCTGCCAGCTAGTCGCGGGGCGTTTCGCGGCGGAACCGACGCAGCTTCTCTCGCAGGGCCGCATTGGCGGGCGAGAGCGACTGGTGGGGCCCTTGGGGGGCCTCGCTTGGCGATGCTGGTTCGTTGATGCTGGGCTCCGAGTTCGCCCCCCTCTCGGAGTTCGATACGGGCCCCAAGTTCGACTCGGGTTCGCGGATCTCTTCGTCTGCTGCATCAAACCCATCCGCGATCGCCTGAATCGCCTCGATTTGCTCGGCGACCTCCGGCAGCGGATCGACTACCTCCGGCTCGGTCGCTGGAATAACGACACGTGGCTGCTCGGGTGGTTCGGGTTGCTGGACCGTGGTGGAATCGTTTTCTCCCGATTCGTCCGCCGGGTCACAGGCGATGGCCAACTCGGTTGCTTCCGCGGCCGAGCCACTAGCGGGGAACAAGGCCCCGATCGGTCCGACCAACAGCGCGGGCAACAAGATAAGATCGCCGACGAGCGCTGCGGCCAGAATGGTAACCATCAAGTAGCCGAACTGCTCGGTCGGGGTAAAGGTGCTGAAGGCAAACACCGCGAGTCCCAAGCCAGCGATGAGCGTGGTTTGCACCATGGCGGTCGCACACCGCTCGTAGGCTTCCATGGTTGCATCGTAGCGATTGAGCCCACGATGCAGACCTCGGCGGAACCAGCTGACGAAGTGAATGGTATCGTCGACGGCCACGCCGAGAGCGACGCTCGCGGTCATCATGATGCCGATATCGACAGGAATGCCAAACCACCCCAAAGCTCCAAACACCACAACCAGTGGGAACAGGTTGGGAATCATCGCTGCCAGCCCGCCGCCGATGCTTCGCAGCAGCACCATCAGCACCAGGGCGATCAGCAACGTGGCCATCACCAGGCTCTCCTGCAAGCTCACAAGCAACTCGCGCTGTGTCTTGTAAACCAGCGGCACCACACCGGTGTAAGTGGCCGAAATCTGATTGACGGAGTCGCCGGTCTTGGGCACTAGGTAGGTACAGTCAATCTGCTTGGCCTTGAGCTGTTCGGCCAGGTCTTGATGCAGCGTGAACACCGCCTGCTGGCTGGCGAGACGATCGGGCGTTTTGGCCAACGACTCGGCCATGCGCTCCGGCGTGGTCACCCACAAGCGAGCTTGTCGACTACCGGTCATGGCCATCGACTCTTGCAGCACGTCCGCCAGCATGGCGTCGGTCGTGGAATATTCTTCTGGAATCACCATGCAGAGCCGCGAAGTGCCTACATGAATCTGCTGGGCCGAGAGTATTTCAACGAGTTGATTTCGCACCTGATAAGCGTCGATCACTGGCTGCACTGCTTCGCGCAACTCGGCCACGAACTCGCCATAGTCGATATCGTCGAGGGCCGCGATGCGGGCACTCATCCGCCATAGTTCGTGTGGCGGTGCTTCGAGCGAGGTCGCTTTTTCCCAACGCAGGAACTCGCCGAGTTCTTCGCGGCTATCGTCGATCGCTTGGCTCACGATATAAGCATAAGTCTGACGATTCGACGGTGAGTTCGACTGGAGCGGTTCGGGCGAGAAGGTCGCCGCGCTCAACACTCGACTCACTGGCGAGAGTTGTTCGATCTGATGCGAGACTCGTCGCGCCATGCTCAGGCGTTCGAACGTGGTCATTGCATAGTGCTGGCCATCCACGTCGGGAAGATCGTTTACGCCCCGGCGCTGCGTCTGAGGCACCGACACCACCACTTCCATCGGCACCAGGTTACCGAGGTGATGTTCGAGCCAAGTGTAGTCCTGCACCAAATCGCATTGCGGATCGAGCAGCTTGATGAGCTTTACCGACGATTCGATTCGTGGCAAACCAATCGCGAACCCAACCATCAAAAGGACACATGCCGAGGTGACCAGTGCGTAATGGCGGCCAATGAACGAGGTACAAGCACGCGCCCAAGTAGGGAGCGAAGTACCACCTCCACCATTTTTCGGCGATTCAATTGGTGGAGCAAATCGATGGAGCGCGACCGGCAACATCGACAGCAAGATGCCGAGCGTTACCATCACGCCGATGGCCGAGAAGACTCCGAACTTTTCGATCGGCAAGATGTCGCTACTTGCGAGCGAAGCCAGACCAATGGCTGTAGTGATGGCGGCCACGCCGCATGGCATCAGCGCCATGCGCACTGCCCGCTCCACTGCCCCTCGGCGGCCATGTTCGTGTACCGCGTCGCGATAGTAATTCACCAGGTGAATCGCGCCGGAGAGAGCCAAGACGTAAACGACCGCAGGCATCGACATGAGTATGGCGTCGATCTTACCTAGCCGTGGCGTATCGGCACCGAAGCCGAGCACCTCGACGGCGCCGTAGTAGTAGACCATTGCCAGACTAGCGCCGGCCGAAACGATGGCGACAAACAGCACCATGCCGGTGAGTCGTAGGTTTCGGAAGCAAAGGTAAGCCAGCACCAAGCCGACCAGACCAGACAAGCCGGCGAGAGTTTTGAGGGTGCGTTCGCCTTCGACGTCGATCGCGACGTTATCGACCGGCGGACCACCGATGTGTAGTCGTTCGTGCTCGATCTTCATGTCGTTGGTCACGATACCAACAACATGCTCGATCGCTTTGCGCATCGCGGGATTGCTTGCCCGCGAGTACGGCGACAGATACGCCATAAGACAAGTGGTGCGCGATCCGTCGTCCTCTCCCGTGGCCGGACCGATCATCGCCCCTTCGAGTCGGGCGATGGCTACCGATCGCTCCAACTTTGCCGGCGCGGTAGTTAGCTGATCGATGAGCTCGGGCCCCGTCGTCACCCGCGTGAACATGTGACGATCGGGATGCGGCGCAACATGCGCTAACTCTGCCAGCTCTGGCGTGAGTGGTTCGGTTCGTAACCGACTAGCTAATGCTTCGAGCTGAGTGGTATCGGACAGCGTGCAGCCATCCCAGGTCACCAACACAAATGCTTCGGTACCGAATTGATCGCGAAACCAGTTGAGTTCGGTCGACTCCGTGTAGCTGGCAGGCAGCCAGTCTTCCACGTTGTTCGTATTCGACTCGAGTGCTTTCCGCGCCCCGCGTGGCACGATCGCCACCATCAGGGCTACCACCAAGGCGATAGCCAGGTAATTGGGGATGCCCAGAGGGCTGCGGTCTAAAAACGTGGGACGGTCCATCGGATCTGACGATTGACTCAGGGTGGTGGGCCAGGAGCGGGCGGTGAACTCCAGTATCTAAAGCCAACGCCCGCAGCGATAGTGTCGGCCTACCAGTAACTTTCGAAACCGAAGATCGCACCGTTATAGAACGGGTCACCCGTATAAGGGAAACGTCCTTCGTCAGGCGAAAAGTTTGCCTGATCGGGAGCCGTTGCCACGCTGGTAATATACATCATCTGCCAGCCCGCACGCAGCGACAAGTTTGGCCGCAGGTGATATCGGGCGACCAACCGAAACTCGCCGACAAAAGCCAGACTCGATTCTCGGTTTTCCACCAAGTAGCTGTTATCTGCACTAATACCA containing:
- a CDS encoding DUF6896 domain-containing protein; the protein is MELVNKAIPLPESNRAWSFYCAANGLHEARELNGIGIYAHGYGVELKINDLVIDFDWGDNGEPDGFDSWRLWSFQADNCPIMECSHNAVKDWLELAFNDGELIKDSSLYYDPRRRAS
- a CDS encoding IS5 family transposase, which codes for MATKEKRTYKVTNWKEYNKSLIERGNITIWFSDEALENWEHPNDQTKVGRPFVFSDTAIECLLTIRELLKLPYRQTEGFGRSLVAMLGVEAAIPNYSSLAKRASKLNVSLDIANKRGDIDIVVDSTGMKVFGEGEWKMRTHGKSKRRTWRKLHLSVNPDTREIVAEILTENSCHDADAVPEMLEQVEQPVKKFHGDGSYDKWKVYEGLESEGIEPVIPPQHNAKIKQHGNSAEEPLPRDEAIRQIRRKGRRSWKEEVGYHRRSLAETTMYRVKQSFGSHLKNRVFENQQTEARLRCKIINQFTQLGLPQFEWS
- a CDS encoding MMPL family transporter, whose product is MDRPTFLDRSPLGIPNYLAIALVVALMVAIVPRGARKALESNTNNVEDWLPASYTESTELNWFRDQFGTEAFVLVTWDGCTLSDTTQLEALASRLRTEPLTPELAELAHVAPHPDRHMFTRVTTGPELIDQLTTAPAKLERSVAIARLEGAMIGPATGEDDGSRTTCLMAYLSPYSRASNPAMRKAIEHVVGIVTNDMKIEHERLHIGGPPVDNVAIDVEGERTLKTLAGLSGLVGLVLAYLCFRNLRLTGMVLFVAIVSAGASLAMVYYYGAVEVLGFGADTPRLGKIDAILMSMPAVVYVLALSGAIHLVNYYRDAVHEHGRRGAVERAVRMALMPCGVAAITTAIGLASLASSDILPIEKFGVFSAIGVMVTLGILLSMLPVALHRFAPPIESPKNGGGGTSLPTWARACTSFIGRHYALVTSACVLLMVGFAIGLPRIESSVKLIKLLDPQCDLVQDYTWLEHHLGNLVPMEVVVSVPQTQRRGVNDLPDVDGQHYAMTTFERLSMARRVSHQIEQLSPVSRVLSAATFSPEPLQSNSPSNRQTYAYIVSQAIDDSREELGEFLRWEKATSLEAPPHELWRMSARIAALDDIDYGEFVAELREAVQPVIDAYQVRNQLVEILSAQQIHVGTSRLCMVIPEEYSTTDAMLADVLQESMAMTGSRQARLWVTTPERMAESLAKTPDRLASQQAVFTLHQDLAEQLKAKQIDCTYLVPKTGDSVNQISATYTGVVPLVYKTQRELLVSLQESLVMATLLIALVLMVLLRSIGGGLAAMIPNLFPLVVVFGALGWFGIPVDIGIMMTASVALGVAVDDTIHFVSWFRRGLHRGLNRYDATMEAYERCATAMVQTTLIAGLGLAVFAFSTFTPTEQFGYLMVTILAAALVGDLILLPALLVGPIGALFPASGSAAEATELAIACDPADESGENDSTTVQQPEPPEQPRVVIPATEPEVVDPLPEVAEQIEAIQAIADGFDAADEEIREPESNLGPVSNSERGANSEPSINEPASPSEAPQGPHQSLSPANAALREKLRRFRRETPRD